Proteins found in one Triticum urartu cultivar G1812 chromosome 4, Tu2.1, whole genome shotgun sequence genomic segment:
- the LOC125552823 gene encoding uncharacterized protein LOC125552823: MSALTPSILPRAACPDPVFPAAMAGGLLAAATPAEPESTTTTTISSLGKDLLLDIFLRLPNLPALVRAALACRTWLGAVRSSPSFRRLFRALHPAPLLGIFLETDGICIPTFVPVRRFDPDVAVSLRRGDFFLTSLPAEGDASRGWLLDDCRGGRALLWNALHGSLAALNPMTWAVDSLPMPPVDFMAETRNFLGFHLLYSDEKPSSFRVVCICADASRVRAAVFSSETWDWAINPWVEIGGNNSLKCKTSTLVGDSVYWPCHGEAHMIRIDATTMDVTTVDLPSQAKVEWHNCKAGETKDGGLCIAHVSADFLLQVWTHSVDGDGILSWIPHKAISLGAQVDRITEGFQGDLKVVQVRDGTAYLSRTMMTPSGLLCCWFFSLCLETMELDLLIQGRYDGRGYPYIMAWPPSLVGDEAPELEGSE, from the coding sequence ATGTCCGCCCTGACCCCATCGATCCTCCCCCGCGCCGCCTGTCCCGACCCCGTCTTCCCCGCAGCAATGGCCGGTGGCTTGCTGGCGGCGGCGACCCCGGCGGAACCTGAGTCCACCACAACCACCACCATTTCCTCCCTCGGCAAAGACCTGCTCCTCGACATCTTCCTCCGCCTGCCGAACCTGCCGGCCCTCGTCCGCGCCGCGCTCGCCTGCCGCACCTGGCTCGGCGCCGTCCGGTCCTCCCCGTCCTTCCGCCGCCTCTTCCGCGCGCTCCACCCGGCGCCCCTCCTCGGGATCTTCCTCGAGACCGACGGCATCTGCATCCCCACCTTCGTCCCCGTGCGCCGCTTCGACCCCGACGTCGCCGTCTCCCTCCGCCGCGGCGACTTCTTCCTCACCTCCCTCCCCGCGGAGGGCGACGCGTCCCGCGGCTGGCTCCTCGACGACTGCCGCGGCGGGCGCGCCCTCCTCTGGAATGCGCTCCATGGTTCGCTCGCCGCTCTCAACCCGATGACCTGGGCCGTCGACTCCCTCCCGATGCCCCCCGTCGACTTCATGGCGGAGACCCGCAACTTCCTTGGTTTTCACCTCCTCTACTCCGACGAGAAGCCCTCCTCGTTTCGCGTGGTCTGCATCTGCGCTGACGCGTCCAGGGTTCGTGCCGCCGTCTTCTCGTCCGAAACGTGGGATTGGGCCATCAACCCGTGGGTGGAAATCGGTGGAAACAACAGCCTAAAGTGCAAGACTAGCACACTGGTGGGTGATTCTGTTTACTGGCCTTGCCACGGCGAAGCACACATGATAAGGATCGACGCCACGACCATGGATGTCACCACTGTGGATCTACCCTCTCAAGCGAAGGTGGAGTGGCACAATTGCAAGGCCGGGGAGACCAAGGATGGTGGACTCTGTATTGCTCATGTATCTGCTGATTTCCTCCTCCAGGTTTGGACCCATAGCGTGGATGGTGATGGGATTCTGAGCTGGATACCGCACAAGGCAATCTCTTTGGGTGCTCAAGTCGATCGCATTACTGAGGGCTTTCAGGGAGACCTCAAGGTTGTGCAAGTTAGGGATGGAACCGCTTACTTATCAAGAACAATGATGACCCCTTCTGGCTTACTCTGCTGCTGGTTTTTCTCCCTTTGCTTGGAGACTATGGAGCTTGACTTGCTGATTCAGGGGAGGTATGATGGTCGTGGCTATCCATACATTATGGCATGGCCTCCTTCTTTAGTTGGTGATGAAGCACCTGAACTTGAAGGTTCGGAGTGA